The following are encoded together in the Heterodontus francisci isolate sHetFra1 chromosome 41, sHetFra1.hap1, whole genome shotgun sequence genome:
- the cby1 gene encoding protein chibby homolog 1 produces MPLFGNVFSPKKTPPRKSASLSSLHTLDRVTREAELGLDHGAPVMNIGGQSLKFDNGQWVSESVGDGGTNKEVQRLRKRNQQLEEENNLLRLKIDILLDMLSETTAESHLMEKELEELKTHNRKKK; encoded by the exons ATGCCTCTTTTTGGAAATGTCTTTAGTCCGAAGAAAACTCCACCCAGAAAGTCGGCTTCTCTCTCCAGCTTACACACG CTGGACCGTGTGACCCGTGAGGCTGAGCTAGGGTTGGATCATGGTGCTCCTGTGATGAATATTGGAGGACAGAGTCTGAAGTTTGACAACGGCCAGTGGGTGTCAG AGTCTGTGGGTGACGGTGGCACAAACAAGGAGGTTCAGCGCCTACGGAAACGTAACCAGCAGTTGGAGGAGGAGAATAACCTTCTGCGGCTGAAAATTGACATTCTTTTGGACATG CTGTCTGAAACAACGGCTGAATCACACCTGATGGAGAAGGAGCTGGAGGAGCTGAAAACCCACAACCGCAAGAAGAAGTGA